In Aminobacterium sp. MB27-C1, a single genomic region encodes these proteins:
- the neuC gene encoding UDP-N-acetylglucosamine 2-epimerase, which translates to MKEKKTILFISGTRADYGKLKPLIRGVKQAPSLECKVFVTGMHTLARYGYTVNEFEKDGLSENIHVFMNQIYGEPMDLVLSNTVAGLSRYVHEVTPDMIVVHGDRVEALSGAIVGSLNNILVAHIEGGEISGTIDETIRHSITKLAHLHFVANEQSAQRLVQMGECKKSIYVIGSPDIDIMLSESLPSLEDARQRYEIEYDRYGIFMFHPVTTEIDSLKNQIDGVCQGAEKSGKNFIVVYPNNDPGCDIILDSYKDLQKSSHFRFFPSLRFEFFLTFLKNADFILGNSSSGIHEAPVYGIPTINIGSRQNGRISLPSIINVPAESSAVVQAIDKATEMKNNRIASSMQFGDGQSTKRFVAALSGKSIWETSRQKQFQDLLSWKAGV; encoded by the coding sequence GTGAAAGAGAAAAAAACGATTCTGTTTATCTCTGGAACACGAGCAGATTATGGCAAGTTAAAACCTTTGATTCGTGGAGTGAAGCAAGCACCCTCGCTTGAATGTAAGGTTTTCGTTACAGGAATGCATACGTTAGCTAGATATGGTTACACCGTTAATGAATTTGAAAAAGACGGCTTATCTGAGAATATTCACGTATTTATGAACCAAATATACGGGGAGCCTATGGATTTGGTTTTGTCTAATACGGTTGCCGGATTATCTAGGTACGTTCACGAAGTTACGCCAGATATGATCGTTGTTCATGGGGATAGAGTAGAAGCCCTGTCAGGTGCCATAGTGGGCTCATTAAATAATATCTTAGTAGCACACATTGAAGGTGGCGAGATTTCTGGGACTATAGACGAAACTATACGTCATTCCATAACTAAACTTGCTCATCTTCATTTTGTTGCTAATGAGCAGTCTGCTCAAAGATTGGTTCAGATGGGGGAATGCAAGAAATCTATTTACGTTATAGGATCACCTGATATTGACATAATGCTTTCGGAGTCTTTACCTTCTTTAGAAGATGCTCGCCAACGTTATGAGATCGAATATGACCGATATGGCATATTCATGTTTCATCCCGTTACCACAGAAATTGACTCTTTGAAAAATCAGATTGATGGTGTCTGTCAGGGAGCTGAAAAAAGCGGAAAGAATTTCATCGTTGTCTACCCAAATAATGATCCTGGGTGTGACATTATTCTTGATTCATACAAAGACTTGCAAAAATCGTCACATTTCAGATTTTTCCCCTCTTTGCGTTTCGAATTTTTTCTTACATTTCTCAAGAATGCAGATTTTATATTGGGGAATTCCAGTTCTGGCATTCACGAAGCACCAGTTTATGGCATCCCCACAATAAATATTGGCTCACGTCAGAACGGAAGAATCTCTCTCCCTTCGATTATAAACGTTCCGGCAGAGAGCAGTGCTGTTGTGCAAGCTATAGATAAGGCAACAGAAATGAAGAACAATAGAATCGCGTCTTCTATGCAATTTGGAGATGGACAGAGTACAAAACGTTTTGTAGCAGCTTTATCAGGAAAAAGTATTTGGGAAACGTCACGTCAAAAACAGTTTCAGGATCTACTTTCGTGGAAAGCAGGGGTATAA
- a CDS encoding [Fe-Fe] hydrogenase large subunit C-terminal domain-containing protein, whose translation MAGGVRVQEVRCRGCANCIKSCPTEAMRVLTGCVHIIPDLCIDCGECIRKCKEKAIILNEDEWELLRSQEKVVLIADPCFYVQIGSYGSPFLMKEALHATQMEDILDCEALAFDVAAYAIARHIEAEKSERLPFISTYCPAVIRLIQINFPELISRLIPIESPLESSVVLWREVTGRKDDLTLISPCPAKTTLVRNPVGRELSSIAYTVSVRRVVHDILAGSPKISGEGTHKMNDRWLKWSITGGESRHISSFSRRPLRTVAVSGMRNTIDLLAELELGRLGGVDYVECRACDLGCIGGVGTHESRFLSRLRIDAMKVDWSVTDDEKENIEKWYKKGIWKLDQTIQPKQRLPLSNDLGEAMAKLKEMNAIYADLPHIDCGSCGRPSCRAMAEDIVRGKGEMTDCIFKLRERIHDLSKEISQLSGKVPHAFGS comes from the coding sequence ATGGCTGGGGGTGTCAGAGTTCAGGAAGTACGATGTCGAGGTTGTGCAAATTGCATAAAGTCATGCCCTACTGAAGCAATGCGTGTTTTAACTGGATGCGTTCACATTATTCCTGATCTTTGTATTGATTGTGGGGAGTGTATCAGAAAGTGTAAAGAGAAGGCAATAATTCTCAATGAGGATGAATGGGAACTATTACGATCTCAAGAAAAAGTGGTTCTCATTGCTGACCCTTGTTTTTACGTTCAAATTGGTTCATACGGTTCACCTTTTCTCATGAAAGAAGCTTTACATGCTACACAAATGGAAGATATTCTTGATTGTGAAGCATTGGCTTTTGACGTGGCTGCATATGCCATTGCGCGCCATATAGAGGCAGAAAAATCTGAGCGTCTTCCCTTTATTTCAACATATTGCCCTGCTGTTATTCGCCTTATTCAAATAAATTTTCCAGAACTTATAAGCAGACTTATTCCTATAGAATCACCGCTTGAGTCTAGTGTCGTTCTTTGGCGTGAGGTTACAGGAAGAAAAGATGATCTTACCCTTATTTCTCCATGCCCTGCCAAGACAACTCTTGTACGAAATCCTGTGGGACGTGAGCTCAGCTCCATTGCATATACTGTTTCGGTTCGACGAGTCGTACATGATATTTTGGCCGGAAGTCCAAAAATATCTGGAGAGGGAACCCACAAAATGAATGATCGATGGCTCAAATGGTCGATTACTGGTGGTGAGTCTCGTCATATTTCTTCTTTTAGCCGTCGTCCTTTACGAACTGTTGCTGTTTCAGGCATGAGAAACACGATTGATCTCTTAGCAGAGCTAGAGTTGGGACGTTTGGGTGGTGTGGATTACGTTGAGTGTCGTGCCTGTGACTTAGGATGTATTGGTGGGGTAGGAACTCACGAATCTCGTTTTCTCTCTCGTTTGCGTATTGATGCTATGAAAGTAGATTGGAGCGTAACTGACGATGAGAAAGAAAACATAGAAAAGTGGTATAAAAAGGGTATTTGGAAGCTTGATCAGACTATTCAGCCTAAGCAACGTTTACCTCTTTCAAACGATTTAGGAGAAGCAATGGCAAAGCTTAAAGAAATGAATGCTATTTACGCGGATTTGCCTCATATTGATTGTGGTTCGTGCGGACGTCCGTCGTGTCGGGCCATGGCTGAAGATATAGTGCGTGGAAAAGGTGAAATGACAGATTGCATCTTTAAGCTTCGAGAGCGTATTCATGATTTAAGTAAGGAAATTTCACAACTTTCGGGGAAAGTGCCTCATGCCTTTGGCTCATAA
- a CDS encoding N-acetylneuraminate synthase family protein — protein sequence MPFFRLGERCVGDGYRPLVIAEIGINHEGDINKAFRMIDDARLAGCECVKFQSHVIEDEMAPSAKNIVPSNAEESIWDIMKRCSFSEAEEAQLKQYVEKKGLFFLSTPFSRAAALRLERLGAKAYKIGSGECNNYPLVELVASFKKPVILSTGMNSIDSIGVSVDILRKYDVPFALLHCTSMYPTPYAKVRLGALKQLREAFPDAVIGLSDHCETIYPCLGAVALGASILERHFTSDKSWPGPDIPISMEPQELKELIIASRAIYEASGGEKGILPEEQPTIDFAYACVVAEKDIAQGEVLTEANIWVKRPGTGEISASEYKAILGRKTKIAIRAGSQLRWEDLL from the coding sequence ATGCCCTTTTTTAGATTAGGAGAACGTTGCGTTGGTGACGGCTACCGCCCTTTGGTTATTGCAGAAATAGGCATTAATCACGAAGGTGACATAAATAAGGCTTTTCGTATGATTGATGATGCACGTCTTGCTGGCTGTGAATGTGTAAAGTTTCAATCCCATGTAATAGAAGATGAAATGGCTCCCAGTGCAAAAAACATTGTTCCTTCAAATGCAGAAGAGTCTATCTGGGATATTATGAAAAGATGTTCTTTTTCTGAAGCAGAAGAAGCCCAATTGAAACAGTATGTAGAGAAGAAGGGGCTTTTCTTTTTAAGTACACCCTTTTCCCGAGCTGCAGCTTTACGACTTGAACGTTTAGGGGCTAAAGCTTATAAAATCGGCTCAGGGGAGTGCAACAATTACCCCTTGGTAGAACTGGTTGCTTCTTTTAAAAAGCCTGTTATTTTAAGTACAGGGATGAATTCTATCGATTCGATAGGTGTGTCTGTAGATATTTTAAGAAAGTATGATGTTCCCTTTGCTCTTTTACATTGCACCAGCATGTATCCCACTCCATACGCTAAGGTGCGTTTAGGTGCACTAAAACAGCTGAGAGAAGCCTTTCCTGATGCTGTTATAGGGTTGTCTGACCATTGCGAAACCATATATCCTTGTTTAGGAGCAGTGGCTCTCGGCGCTTCTATTTTAGAGCGACACTTTACTTCCGATAAATCTTGGCCTGGTCCCGATATTCCCATATCCATGGAACCTCAGGAGTTGAAAGAGCTCATTATTGCTAGTCGTGCTATTTATGAGGCATCAGGCGGAGAGAAAGGTATACTCCCGGAGGAACAACCTACAATAGATTTTGCGTATGCTTGTGTCGTTGCAGAAAAGGATATAGCACAAGGTGAAGTGCTTACTGAAGCGAACATTTGGGTAAAGCGACCAGGAACAGGAGAAATTTCAGCAAGTGAATATAAGGCTATTTTAGGGAGAAAAACTAAAATAGCCATCCGTGCAGGGAGTCAGCTCCGATGGGAGGATCTTCTATAG
- a CDS encoding ATP-binding protein produces MSEPYVEEYTVAGRDFSAIGEASTQFKATMKMLGIPSDITRRASIVAYESEMNLVLHAGGGTIRLIVYTDKLEVWAIDRGPGIADIELAMQEGYSTATDEIRELGFGAGMGLPNIKRHSDDMHLDSEVGKGTVLSATIFFKKE; encoded by the coding sequence GTGAGCGAACCTTATGTAGAAGAATACACTGTAGCTGGCCGCGATTTTAGTGCTATAGGCGAAGCCTCCACTCAGTTCAAAGCTACTATGAAAATGTTGGGAATTCCGTCTGACATTACTCGCCGTGCGTCAATTGTGGCCTATGAGTCGGAAATGAATTTAGTCCTTCATGCAGGTGGAGGAACTATACGTCTTATCGTTTATACAGATAAACTTGAAGTATGGGCTATTGATAGGGGCCCGGGAATTGCAGATATTGAACTGGCAATGCAAGAAGGATACTCAACAGCTACCGATGAAATTCGAGAGCTTGGATTTGGAGCGGGTATGGGGCTACCTAATATAAAACGTCATTCTGATGATATGCACCTTGATTCTGAAGTTGGGAAAGGAACAGTATTAAGCGCCACTATTTTTTTTAAGAAAGAGTAG
- a CDS encoding OmpH family outer membrane protein — protein sequence MIGTRKGVFIASLAILVVLMVSGIAMAEEKIGVIDSQKIVFQHPKFESVTQQLKVISQTKENEMKTAVEKEADQNKKMEIYQTKRRELAMEEQRLMEPLFKEAQMAVRTVAKVKGITVVIEKSAVYFGGIDITDDVVQELKKAAASK from the coding sequence ATGATAGGTACAAGAAAAGGGGTCTTTATTGCATCTCTTGCTATTTTGGTTGTTTTAATGGTTTCTGGTATAGCGATGGCCGAAGAGAAGATTGGTGTCATTGACTCTCAAAAAATCGTTTTTCAGCATCCTAAATTTGAAAGCGTAACCCAGCAACTGAAAGTAATCAGCCAAACAAAAGAGAATGAAATGAAAACCGCTGTAGAAAAAGAAGCAGATCAGAACAAAAAAATGGAAATCTATCAAACAAAACGCAGAGAGCTTGCTATGGAAGAGCAGCGTTTGATGGAGCCTCTCTTTAAAGAAGCTCAGATGGCCGTTCGTACTGTAGCTAAAGTGAAAGGGATTACTGTCGTAATAGAGAAAAGCGCCGTCTATTTTGGCGGTATCGATATTACAGACGATGTAGTTCAAGAGCTGAAGAAAGCGGCTGCGTCGAAATAG
- a CDS encoding ABC transporter substrate-binding protein, whose amino-acid sequence MGLLYGNAQCNAEMHHEVKKGLEEGWIWTIAVLPPEEGWQSEEGQSISLALSVLEQEINESAAGIAGYDVFFELEDIPSEEELEVRQKAWQKNNVAVLSFVRGSLNNNLVSLLGEKGPVLLSAYGENLSLRNEKGSILPYVFALDLPETYRAEALAAYGSHIFKTDNGVAQITDRLDDGLSARSDRFSTLAAKHGWPVYNFWKSGAGDNSFKTIYQEGIQSGANCFILWLDSLAMTNIYQSQREDGLSLSLWYGGEPNPALRNCEGIIAVSQEYSLESDLSLAAFERKIWTITRKNVPDRALAGRAWSAASWLLQGLHRAKTPDPDIVAALMPAIEGVSLGKKVLKFSDQTHRPEEREVSILQVKKGRFEPIATVNVRGGEE is encoded by the coding sequence TTGGGGTTGCTATATGGAAATGCTCAATGTAACGCTGAAATGCATCACGAAGTGAAAAAAGGATTAGAGGAAGGATGGATTTGGACTATTGCTGTGCTGCCTCCTGAAGAAGGCTGGCAAAGTGAAGAGGGACAATCCATCTCTTTAGCCTTGTCTGTTCTTGAACAAGAGATTAATGAAAGTGCAGCAGGAATAGCCGGATACGACGTATTTTTCGAATTAGAAGATATTCCTTCTGAAGAGGAGCTTGAGGTTCGCCAAAAGGCTTGGCAGAAAAATAACGTTGCTGTTCTAAGTTTTGTCAGAGGTTCATTAAATAACAATCTTGTTTCTCTTTTAGGGGAAAAGGGGCCTGTTCTTCTCTCTGCATATGGCGAAAATCTTTCTCTTCGTAATGAGAAAGGAAGCATTCTTCCTTATGTCTTTGCTTTGGATTTACCTGAAACATATCGGGCGGAAGCGTTAGCAGCTTATGGCTCTCATATATTCAAAACAGATAATGGGGTAGCTCAGATAACAGACCGTCTTGATGATGGTCTGTCAGCTCGATCAGACCGATTTTCCACATTAGCGGCAAAACATGGATGGCCTGTTTATAATTTTTGGAAGAGCGGTGCTGGAGACAACAGTTTTAAGACTATCTATCAAGAGGGCATTCAATCTGGTGCCAATTGTTTTATTCTTTGGCTTGATTCCCTTGCGATGACCAATATTTATCAAAGTCAACGCGAAGATGGATTGTCTCTTTCTCTATGGTATGGAGGAGAGCCTAATCCAGCCCTCCGTAATTGTGAGGGGATAATTGCAGTAAGTCAGGAATATTCTCTGGAATCGGATCTGTCTTTAGCTGCTTTTGAAAGAAAGATATGGACGATAACTCGTAAAAATGTTCCAGATAGGGCTCTAGCCGGTAGAGCTTGGAGTGCCGCTTCGTGGCTTCTTCAAGGGCTGCACAGGGCTAAAACTCCGGACCCAGATATTGTAGCTGCATTAATGCCAGCGATAGAAGGTGTGTCTTTAGGCAAAAAAGTTTTGAAATTCAGCGACCAGACGCATCGACCTGAAGAACGAGAGGTCAGCATTCTCCAGGTTAAAAAAGGCAGATTTGAACCTATCGCTACAGTGAATGTTCGTGGCGGAGAAGAATAA
- a CDS encoding adenosine-specific kinase: protein MTEIKKWELVQMEFPEDCNIIIGQSHFIKTVEDLYEALITSSPSLEFGIAFCEASGDCLIRYDGNADDLKNLAIKNVQKLSAGHTFVILLRNGYPINVLDRIKNCQEVCRVFAATANPIQTIVCESEQGRGIAGVIDGFMPVGVEGNDHIQARKKLLRDIIGYKR from the coding sequence ATGACTGAAATTAAAAAATGGGAACTAGTACAAATGGAGTTTCCTGAGGATTGTAATATCATTATCGGACAGAGTCATTTTATAAAAACAGTTGAAGATCTTTACGAGGCACTTATTACTTCTTCTCCTTCCCTAGAGTTTGGAATAGCTTTCTGCGAAGCTTCTGGCGACTGTCTTATTCGTTATGATGGAAATGCTGATGATCTGAAAAATCTTGCTATCAAAAATGTTCAGAAGTTGAGTGCTGGTCATACTTTTGTTATCTTGCTGAGAAATGGCTATCCGATAAATGTTTTAGATCGCATTAAAAATTGCCAGGAGGTTTGTAGAGTCTTTGCGGCAACTGCAAATCCAATCCAAACTATCGTATGTGAGTCAGAACAAGGCCGAGGAATTGCTGGTGTTATTGATGGCTTTATGCCTGTTGGCGTGGAAGGAAATGACCATATACAAGCGCGCAAAAAATTGCTTCGTGACATTATCGGATATAAACGATAG
- a CDS encoding HAD-IIB family hydrolase: MNKKILVTDIDGTLSSGEIVHPEVVSACARLRDNNWQIMVATGRILATAIEHIKAIGAWAPAIVYDGARLMDPMTGRSLWEAGLPPEIVNKVLEAGWNFPLELQIFTDEAAICRKNDRETRLFLTRADVPVFDNLQEPRVKDRVFRIIFYGNEHEILRLEEFIEETLGDFVDVMRSGDDFLDVVPVGVSKGAALSHYIEQLGIEPEIIVAAGDHCNDLALFDEAHLRIAPSDAVPEILERAHVIMPPVREKGFVYLVNYLISGSWVDNKGLKRVVL; this comes from the coding sequence ATGAATAAAAAAATACTCGTGACAGATATTGACGGGACTCTTTCTTCTGGAGAGATTGTTCATCCAGAAGTAGTTTCTGCATGTGCGCGTCTTAGAGACAACAACTGGCAGATTATGGTTGCCACGGGGCGTATTCTTGCGACAGCTATAGAACATATAAAAGCTATTGGAGCGTGGGCTCCCGCTATTGTCTATGATGGAGCACGCCTCATGGATCCCATGACGGGGCGTTCTTTATGGGAGGCAGGTCTTCCTCCTGAAATTGTAAATAAAGTGCTTGAAGCTGGATGGAATTTTCCTTTAGAATTACAAATTTTTACTGATGAGGCGGCAATATGCCGAAAAAATGATAGAGAGACACGACTTTTTTTAACTCGGGCAGATGTTCCCGTATTTGATAATTTGCAGGAACCTCGAGTAAAAGATCGAGTCTTTCGAATTATATTTTATGGCAATGAACATGAGATATTACGTCTTGAAGAATTTATTGAAGAGACATTAGGAGATTTCGTTGATGTAATGCGTTCTGGAGATGACTTTTTAGACGTTGTTCCTGTAGGAGTTTCTAAAGGAGCAGCTCTTTCTCACTATATAGAGCAGTTAGGTATAGAACCTGAGATCATAGTCGCGGCGGGGGATCATTGCAACGATCTTGCACTTTTTGATGAAGCTCATCTTCGAATAGCACCGTCTGATGCTGTTCCAGAGATTTTAGAACGCGCCCACGTAATAATGCCGCCTGTTCGTGAAAAAGGCTTTGTCTATCTTGTAAATTATCTTATTTCAGGTTCATGGGTTGATAATAAGGGGCTTAAACGTGTAGTATTATAA
- a CDS encoding polysaccharide pyruvyl transferase family protein, whose translation MKSLRALHIASFNGNIGDNANHNGFRSKLECSLGSPIQYKELEIREFYQSWNIRDFNSRDFVSLCNNFDFVVIGGGNFFELKWDYSCTGTTINISTDTLNQIKVPIFFNALGCDVAKGASQSAISKFESFLDVITSSDKYMVSIRNDGSYKTLNDLYGNKYNESIYRVPDGGFFFKTKPFYYPELNPKYKSLGINIVSDMKKVRFSKQQIEGIEYEEFIESFARVINNFFYAYEGYQIILFPHIYSDLEAIYKLLERIDDRFRRKRVVVAPYLTGEGADEYIFGLYKQCEVILGMRFHSNVCSIAQQIPTIALSSYKKIVDLYDELQLSDRVVEVNKRGFDNKLQNQIEFTLKNIEDVKKRYGIVNANLLIKGKAFYDEVKKWCMKNDII comes from the coding sequence ATGAAAAGTCTGAGAGCTTTACATATAGCGAGTTTTAATGGAAATATCGGAGATAACGCCAATCATAATGGCTTCAGAAGTAAGTTGGAATGTTCGTTGGGATCCCCCATCCAATATAAGGAACTTGAGATCAGAGAATTCTATCAGTCGTGGAATATCAGAGATTTCAACAGCAGGGATTTTGTGAGTTTGTGCAATAATTTCGATTTTGTGGTTATTGGTGGTGGAAATTTCTTCGAGTTAAAGTGGGACTATTCATGTACGGGTACGACTATAAATATAAGTACTGACACCTTAAATCAAATAAAAGTTCCCATATTTTTTAATGCTTTGGGATGTGATGTTGCTAAAGGTGCTTCCCAAAGTGCGATTTCTAAGTTTGAGTCTTTCTTAGATGTTATTACAAGTTCGGATAAATATATGGTAAGTATCAGAAATGATGGTTCTTACAAAACTTTAAACGATCTGTATGGGAATAAATATAATGAGAGTATTTATAGAGTTCCTGATGGTGGTTTCTTTTTCAAGACGAAACCTTTTTATTATCCTGAATTGAACCCAAAATATAAATCGTTAGGAATAAATATCGTATCAGATATGAAAAAGGTGAGATTTAGTAAGCAACAGATAGAAGGAATTGAGTATGAAGAGTTTATTGAGAGTTTTGCGAGAGTTATCAATAATTTTTTCTATGCATACGAAGGATATCAGATTATACTTTTTCCTCATATTTATAGCGATTTAGAGGCTATATATAAATTATTAGAGAGAATAGACGATAGATTTAGGCGAAAAAGAGTTGTTGTGGCACCCTACTTAACTGGTGAAGGTGCTGATGAATATATTTTTGGTTTGTATAAACAATGTGAAGTTATATTAGGGATGCGTTTTCACAGCAATGTATGTTCTATAGCTCAACAAATACCAACGATTGCGTTGAGCAGCTATAAAAAAATAGTAGATTTATATGATGAATTACAGTTGTCAGATAGAGTTGTAGAGGTAAATAAAAGAGGATTTGATAATAAACTTCAAAACCAAATAGAGTTTACATTAAAAAATATAGAAGATGTGAAAAAAAGATATGGCATTGTGAACGCGAATCTTTTGATTAAGGGAAAAGCTTTTTATGACGAAGTAAAAAAATGGTGCATGAAAAATGACATCATTTAA
- a CDS encoding DRTGG domain-containing protein yields MKLREVVEHIKGDILYGEELLDSTEIEYAYGADLMSDVLAFARPGSLLLTGLTNVQIIRTAQMLDIPAVVFVRGKRPQEAAIKLASQLGMPVILSHSSMFETCGILYREGVLPCNIPAREV; encoded by the coding sequence ATGAAGCTTCGCGAAGTAGTGGAACATATTAAAGGCGATATTTTGTATGGCGAAGAACTACTTGATTCCACAGAAATCGAATATGCCTACGGTGCTGATTTAATGAGTGACGTTCTTGCCTTTGCCAGGCCGGGTTCTCTATTGCTTACGGGACTTACCAATGTCCAAATTATACGTACTGCTCAAATGCTAGATATTCCTGCTGTCGTTTTCGTGCGGGGGAAGCGCCCTCAGGAAGCGGCAATTAAACTTGCATCTCAATTAGGAATGCCGGTGATCCTGAGCCATAGCAGTATGTTTGAAACGTGTGGCATTCTTTATAGAGAAGGAGTGTTGCCCTGTAATATCCCTGCGAGAGAGGTGTAG
- a CDS encoding cytidylyltransferase domain-containing protein: MNCVAVIPARGGSKGVHRKNMRMLNGRPLVGWTIDAALKSKYITHCVLSTDDDEIAEYGRSWGIDIVVRPSYLAEDTTPTAPVVSHVIESLGTDYQGNYEIVLLQPTSPLRTFRQIDECISETRARRMECAVSLTETDHTPYKTLVEEKGKLLPLMGQEYFEMPRQKLPKTWRINGAIYYVNVALFLKTCKFVNFPFYPYIMGETSSIDIDNEFDLAYAEFLFSQLGKTDD, from the coding sequence ATGAATTGCGTTGCTGTCATTCCAGCGAGGGGTGGTAGTAAGGGAGTACACAGAAAAAATATGAGGATGCTTAATGGTCGGCCACTTGTGGGGTGGACCATTGATGCAGCTTTAAAATCGAAATATATTACTCACTGCGTATTATCTACAGATGACGATGAAATAGCGGAATATGGGCGTTCTTGGGGAATAGATATAGTGGTGAGGCCATCGTACCTTGCTGAGGACACTACTCCAACAGCACCTGTAGTTTCACATGTTATAGAGTCTCTGGGGACAGACTATCAGGGAAATTATGAAATAGTTCTACTTCAGCCTACATCCCCTTTACGAACGTTTCGCCAGATTGATGAATGTATCAGTGAAACGAGAGCGCGTAGAATGGAGTGTGCTGTCAGTCTTACAGAAACCGACCATACACCATATAAAACTTTGGTAGAAGAAAAGGGAAAATTACTTCCATTAATGGGGCAGGAATATTTTGAAATGCCCCGGCAAAAACTTCCCAAAACATGGAGGATTAACGGCGCTATATACTATGTTAATGTAGCGTTGTTTTTAAAAACATGTAAATTTGTTAATTTCCCTTTTTACCCTTATATTATGGGAGAGACTTCAAGTATAGATATTGATAACGAATTTGATCTCGCATATGCTGAATTTTTATTTTCGCAGCTGGGAAAAACAGATGATTAA